From Chelatococcus sp. YT9, a single genomic window includes:
- a CDS encoding ABC transporter ATP-binding protein has product MRMPPKSFLGFAWYYLKPVRFWLVLILLSSLVISIVDSSLLLIVGWLVDRLSGSTPAEFFADYGVIVVGGGIAILVLRPLFTAINDMLVDQVVVPQLTNMIRWRAHLYTINHSLAYFQGDFAGRLANRIVQVGPALREIATGLVDNLWFVAVYAVTAITVFGQIGILLAVPVVAWVILYIALLVYFVPRAQMRSQAVADRRSYLVGRVVDTYTNILTVKLFARVSEERSAVREAIADHTTAMLTQMRLMTGVSVTLSALNTVLFIVSTSAAIYLWSLGQMSPGAIAASLALVLRIITMSGWVMQVVRTLFDNVGTVQESMETIVRPHEVVDVPDARPLEVTGGEIRFEDVRFHYGRTSGVVEDLNLVVKPGEKVGLVGPSGAGKSTLVSLLLRLYDLEGGRILIDGQDIARATQDSLRQQIAVVSQDTSLLHRSIRDNIRYGKPDAPEDAIRRAAQLADAEAFIAGLEDHRGRRGFDSHVGERGVKLSGGQRQRIAIARVLLKNAPILVLDEATSALDSEAEAAIQSQLEHLMKGKTVIAIAHRLSTIAALDRLVVMDRGSIVEHGTHDALIAKGGLYARLWHRQSGGFLAPDGDAAALESEAAV; this is encoded by the coding sequence ATGCGCATGCCGCCGAAGAGCTTCCTCGGCTTCGCCTGGTACTATCTGAAGCCGGTGCGCTTCTGGCTCGTGCTCATCCTCCTGAGCTCACTGGTCATCTCGATCGTCGATTCGTCATTGCTCCTGATCGTCGGCTGGCTGGTCGACCGGCTGTCCGGCTCGACCCCGGCCGAGTTCTTCGCGGACTACGGCGTGATTGTTGTCGGTGGCGGCATTGCCATCCTGGTGCTGCGGCCGCTGTTCACAGCCATCAACGACATGCTCGTCGACCAGGTCGTCGTGCCACAACTGACCAATATGATCCGCTGGCGCGCGCATCTCTACACGATCAACCACTCGCTTGCCTATTTCCAGGGCGACTTCGCCGGTCGCCTCGCCAACCGCATCGTCCAGGTCGGGCCGGCCTTGCGGGAAATCGCCACCGGTCTTGTGGATAACCTGTGGTTCGTTGCGGTCTATGCGGTCACCGCGATCACCGTGTTCGGGCAGATCGGCATCCTGCTGGCTGTGCCAGTCGTCGCCTGGGTCATCCTTTATATCGCGCTGCTTGTCTATTTCGTGCCACGCGCGCAGATGCGATCGCAAGCGGTGGCGGACAGGCGTTCCTATCTCGTGGGACGCGTCGTCGACACGTATACGAATATCCTGACGGTCAAGCTCTTCGCACGCGTGTCGGAAGAGCGCTCGGCGGTCCGCGAGGCGATCGCCGACCATACCACCGCGATGTTGACGCAGATGCGGCTGATGACCGGCGTCAGCGTGACCCTGTCGGCCCTGAACACGGTGCTGTTCATAGTGTCGACGAGCGCTGCGATTTATCTGTGGTCGCTCGGACAGATGAGCCCGGGCGCCATTGCCGCGTCGCTGGCGCTCGTCCTACGCATCATCACCATGTCCGGCTGGGTCATGCAGGTGGTCCGGACCCTCTTCGATAATGTGGGAACCGTGCAGGAGAGCATGGAAACGATCGTGCGGCCGCACGAGGTGGTTGATGTGCCCGACGCCAGGCCGCTCGAAGTCACCGGGGGTGAAATCCGCTTCGAGGATGTGCGCTTCCACTATGGCCGCACATCCGGCGTGGTCGAGGATCTGAACCTTGTGGTTAAGCCTGGGGAAAAAGTCGGGCTGGTGGGGCCGAGTGGTGCGGGCAAGTCCACGCTCGTCAGCCTCCTTCTGCGCCTCTATGACCTCGAGGGCGGACGCATTCTGATCGACGGTCAGGATATCGCCAGGGCAACGCAGGATTCCTTGCGGCAGCAGATCGCTGTCGTCAGCCAGGACACGTCTCTCCTGCACCGTTCGATCCGGGATAATATCCGCTACGGGAAGCCGGACGCGCCCGAAGATGCCATCCGCCGCGCGGCGCAACTGGCGGATGCGGAGGCGTTCATCGCGGGGCTTGAAGACCATCGCGGCCGTCGGGGATTCGATTCGCATGTGGGCGAGCGTGGCGTGAAGCTCTCGGGCGGGCAGCGCCAGCGCATCGCGATCGCGCGGGTGCTGCTCAAGAATGCGCCGATTCTGGTCCTCGACGAAGCGACCTCGGCTCTTGATTCGGAGGCAGAGGCTGCCATCCAGAGCCAGCTGGAGCATCTGATGAAGGGCAAGACTGTCATTGCGATCGCGCATCGCCTGTCTACGATCGCCGCCCTCGACCGGCTCGTGGTGATGGACCGCGGGTCGATCGTGGAGCATGGCACCCATGATGCGCTGATCGCGAAGGGTGGTCTCTATGCCAGGCTGTGGCACCGGCAATCGGGTGGCTTCCTCGCACCCGACGGGGATGCGGCCGCGCTGGAGAGCGAAGCCGCGGTGTAA
- the petA gene encoding ubiquinol-cytochrome c reductase iron-sulfur subunit, protein MAEIASSEPTRRDFLYIATGAVGAVGLASVAWPFISQMNPDASTLALSTVEVDVGQVAEGQSITVKWRGKPVFVRHRTSKEIEEAKAVPLAQLVDQNARNANLDADASATDANRAAAGKEAWLIMIGICTHLGCVPLGQQGNYDGWFCPCHGSHYDSAGRIRQGPAPENMHIPVYSFISDTTLRIG, encoded by the coding sequence GTGGCTGAGATAGCAAGTTCTGAGCCGACCAGGCGGGATTTTCTGTACATCGCGACGGGCGCCGTCGGCGCCGTTGGGTTGGCGAGCGTCGCCTGGCCCTTCATCAGCCAGATGAATCCCGATGCGTCCACGCTGGCTCTGAGCACGGTGGAAGTTGACGTCGGCCAGGTGGCCGAAGGGCAAAGCATCACCGTCAAATGGCGCGGCAAGCCGGTTTTCGTCCGTCACCGCACATCCAAGGAAATCGAGGAAGCCAAGGCCGTTCCGCTCGCCCAGCTGGTCGACCAGAATGCGCGCAACGCCAATCTGGATGCGGATGCCTCGGCCACGGACGCCAACCGTGCAGCGGCGGGCAAAGAAGCCTGGCTCATCATGATCGGCATCTGCACCCATCTTGGCTGCGTGCCGCTTGGCCAACAGGGTAATTATGACGGCTGGTTCTGCCCCTGCCATGGGTCGCATTATGATTCCGCCGGTCGTATCCGTCAGGGGCCAGCGCCGGAGAACATGCATATTCCGGTCTATTCCTTCATTTCCGATACGACCTTGCGCATCGGTTGA
- a CDS encoding cytochrome b/b6 codes for MSSGHSTYVPKSAFMKWFESRLPLGGLIHSSFIAFPVPRNLNYLWTFGGILSFMLVAQIVTGVVLVMHYTPHVTLAFASVEHIMRDVNYGWLIRYLHSNGASMFFIAVYIHMFRGMYYGSYKAPREVLWILGVIIFLLMMATAFMGYVLPWGQMSFWGATVITNLFSALPFVGEPIVTWLWGGFSVDNPTLNRFFSLHYLLPFMIAGVVVLHIWALHHVGQNNPTGVEIKDIKKDTLPFTPYATVKDAFGIVCFMLFFAWFVFYQPNYLGHADNYIPANPLVTPAHIVPEWYFLPFYAILRAIPDKLGGVLAMFGAIAVLAFLPWLDTSKVRSAVYRPIYRQLFWVLALVSVGLGYLGAMPPEGGYVIASRLLTAYYFIHFLVLLPLLGLIEKPKALPNSIADAVLAKQAGAGGAVVAQAAASAPSTKG; via the coding sequence ATGAGCAGCGGACATTCGACCTACGTTCCGAAAAGCGCCTTTATGAAGTGGTTCGAGAGCCGCCTTCCGCTTGGCGGGCTCATCCATTCGTCCTTCATCGCTTTTCCGGTCCCGCGCAACCTGAACTACCTGTGGACCTTCGGCGGCATCCTGTCGTTCATGCTGGTCGCGCAGATCGTCACGGGCGTCGTGCTGGTGATGCACTATACGCCGCATGTGACGCTGGCCTTCGCCTCTGTCGAGCATATCATGCGCGACGTGAACTACGGCTGGCTGATCCGCTATCTGCATTCCAATGGCGCGTCGATGTTCTTCATCGCCGTGTACATCCACATGTTTCGCGGCATGTATTACGGCTCTTACAAAGCGCCGCGCGAAGTGCTGTGGATCCTCGGCGTGATCATCTTCCTTTTGATGATGGCCACCGCCTTCATGGGCTACGTGCTGCCTTGGGGCCAGATGAGCTTCTGGGGCGCCACCGTCATCACCAATCTGTTCTCCGCGCTGCCTTTTGTCGGCGAGCCGATCGTGACTTGGCTGTGGGGCGGCTTCTCGGTCGATAACCCGACGCTGAACCGCTTCTTCTCGCTGCACTACCTGCTGCCGTTCATGATCGCCGGCGTTGTCGTGCTGCATATCTGGGCGCTCCACCACGTCGGCCAGAACAATCCGACTGGCGTCGAGATCAAGGACATCAAGAAGGACACGTTGCCCTTCACGCCCTACGCGACCGTCAAGGACGCCTTCGGCATCGTCTGCTTCATGCTGTTCTTCGCCTGGTTCGTGTTCTACCAGCCGAATTACCTCGGGCATGCTGACAACTACATCCCAGCCAATCCGCTGGTGACACCCGCGCATATCGTTCCGGAGTGGTACTTCCTGCCCTTCTACGCGATCCTGCGTGCCATCCCGGACAAGCTCGGCGGCGTGCTCGCGATGTTCGGCGCCATTGCCGTGCTCGCCTTCCTGCCCTGGCTCGACACGTCGAAGGTGCGCTCGGCAGTGTACCGTCCGATCTATCGCCAGCTCTTCTGGGTGCTGGCCCTCGTGTCGGTCGGCCTCGGTTATCTCGGCGCGATGCCTCCTGAGGGCGGCTACGTCATCGCCTCCCGTCTGTTGACTGCTTATTACTTCATCCACTTCCTGGTTCTTCTGCCACTGCTTGGCCTCATCGAGAAGCCGAAGGCGTTGCCGAATTCCATCGCAGATGCCGTGCTTGCCAAGCAGGCAGGTGCCGGTGGTGCGGTGGTCGCGCAGGCGGCGGCCTCAGCGCCGAGCACCAAGGGATGA
- a CDS encoding cytochrome c1 — protein sequence MSKPGLLIAGVVAAMVALAGAASLPAEAAEGAPKPPRESWSFSGPFGTFDRAQLQRGFKVYREVCSACHGLGLVAFRNLAEPGGPEFSEAQVKALAAEYQIHDGPNDAGDMFDRPGRPADRFPLPFPNEQAARASNGGAFPPDFSLLAKARTYERGFPWFLFDVVTQYQEQGPDYIHAILNGYVQPPAGFELQPGQHYNEFFPGHRIAMAKPINDGQVEYPKLPNGQPQVPETVEQYSHDVAAFMMWAAEPHMEARKQTGFKVMVFLLVFGGLLYFTKKKIWAKAHDEEAKA from the coding sequence ATGTCGAAGCCTGGTCTTCTCATCGCCGGTGTGGTGGCCGCCATGGTCGCGCTTGCCGGTGCGGCATCGCTGCCCGCTGAGGCTGCGGAGGGAGCGCCCAAGCCCCCACGCGAATCATGGAGCTTCTCCGGACCCTTCGGAACGTTCGACCGAGCTCAGCTCCAGCGCGGTTTCAAGGTTTACCGTGAGGTCTGCTCCGCTTGCCATGGGCTTGGCCTCGTCGCTTTCCGAAACCTCGCCGAGCCGGGCGGCCCGGAGTTCAGCGAAGCTCAGGTCAAGGCACTGGCCGCCGAATACCAGATCCACGACGGCCCGAACGATGCCGGCGACATGTTCGATCGCCCGGGTCGGCCGGCGGACCGCTTCCCGCTGCCATTCCCCAATGAGCAGGCGGCGCGTGCCTCGAACGGCGGCGCCTTTCCTCCGGACTTTTCGCTGCTCGCCAAGGCCCGCACCTACGAGCGCGGCTTTCCCTGGTTTCTTTTTGACGTCGTGACGCAATACCAGGAGCAGGGTCCGGATTACATCCACGCTATTCTCAATGGCTATGTTCAACCGCCTGCAGGCTTCGAGCTTCAGCCGGGGCAGCATTACAACGAGTTCTTCCCCGGCCATCGCATTGCTATGGCAAAGCCCATCAACGATGGGCAGGTCGAATATCCGAAGCTGCCGAACGGCCAGCCGCAGGTCCCTGAAACGGTCGAGCAATACAGCCATGACGTGGCTGCGTTCATGATGTGGGCAGCCGAGCCTCACATGGAGGCCCGCAAGCAGACCGGCTTCAAGGTCATGGTGTTCCTGCTCGTGTTTGGCGGCTTGCTCTACTTCACCAAGAAGAAGATCTGGGCCAAGGCGCATGACGAGGAAGCCAAAGCCTGA
- a CDS encoding adenine phosphoribosyltransferase, with the protein MTDLKAAIRSIPDYPKPGVVFRDITTLLGDARAFRRAVDEMVQPWPGSKIDKIAGIEARGFILGGAVAHQLSAGFVPIRKKGKLPHETVRVAYSLEYGIDEMEMHRDAITPGDRVILVDDLIATGGTATGAVKLLNNMGAEVVAAVFVIDLPELGGAERLRNLGITVRTLMSFDGH; encoded by the coding sequence ATGACAGACCTGAAGGCGGCGATACGCAGCATTCCTGACTATCCCAAACCCGGTGTGGTCTTTCGCGATATCACGACCCTTCTCGGCGACGCGCGCGCGTTTCGCCGGGCGGTGGACGAGATGGTGCAGCCGTGGCCGGGGTCCAAGATCGACAAGATCGCCGGCATCGAAGCTCGAGGCTTCATTCTCGGCGGCGCGGTCGCACATCAGCTCTCGGCCGGCTTTGTGCCGATCCGCAAAAAGGGAAAGCTGCCGCACGAGACGGTGCGCGTCGCCTATTCGCTGGAATACGGCATCGATGAAATGGAGATGCATCGCGATGCCATCACGCCTGGCGATCGTGTCATCCTCGTCGATGACCTTATCGCCACGGGCGGGACGGCGACCGGGGCGGTCAAGCTCCTCAATAACATGGGCGCTGAGGTTGTCGCAGCCGTCTTCGTCATTGATCTTCCCGAACTCGGAGGCGCCGAGCGTCTGCGCAATCTCGGCATCACTGTGCGGACCTTGATGAGCTTTGATGGACACTAA
- a CDS encoding MaoC/PaaZ C-terminal domain-containing protein, producing MSQLHFEDFVVGESRHHSLPPVTADDILAYAREYDAQPMHLGESGGFYSEHIGSGWHTCCLTMRAIADCFLTQSRAFGAPGIDSVEWRAPLRPGDELHVTIETLDKRKSRSRPEMGLVQFAIETANQSGTLLMRQVNWVMFGTHEPPLEDRPTAIPRVVPAAAAATLAGEASMDQQLYFDDLTVGDTQVLGSHTFREADIIAFAQAYDPQTFHTDPVAARSSFFGSLCASGWHTGSVWMKKMVERRNALLQVALERDGHAARLGPSPGVKDLKWIKPVFAGDTLTYRSRISSKRLSASRPQWGIVSHHNTAHNQHGECVFAFDGAVFWERSQQHTS from the coding sequence ATGTCGCAGCTGCATTTTGAGGACTTCGTGGTGGGCGAGAGCAGGCACCATAGTCTGCCCCCGGTCACCGCCGATGACATCCTTGCCTATGCCAGAGAATATGACGCGCAGCCCATGCACTTGGGCGAAAGCGGCGGTTTCTACAGCGAACATATCGGCTCTGGCTGGCATACGTGCTGCCTGACCATGCGGGCGATCGCGGACTGCTTCCTCACGCAATCGCGGGCGTTTGGCGCTCCAGGCATCGACTCGGTGGAGTGGCGCGCTCCGCTGCGACCTGGCGACGAGCTCCACGTCACGATTGAGACCCTCGACAAGCGCAAGTCCCGCAGCCGCCCGGAGATGGGTTTGGTACAGTTTGCGATCGAGACGGCGAACCAGTCCGGCACGCTGCTCATGCGCCAAGTCAACTGGGTCATGTTCGGCACCCACGAGCCACCCCTGGAGGATCGGCCGACCGCCATACCGCGTGTTGTGCCTGCCGCCGCCGCGGCCACGCTGGCGGGCGAAGCGAGCATGGATCAGCAGCTCTATTTCGACGACCTCACGGTGGGCGATACCCAGGTCCTTGGCTCTCATACGTTCAGAGAAGCCGATATCATCGCCTTCGCCCAAGCCTATGATCCCCAGACGTTCCATACCGATCCGGTGGCGGCCCGCAGCAGCTTCTTCGGAAGTCTCTGCGCATCCGGCTGGCATACTGGATCCGTGTGGATGAAGAAGATGGTGGAACGCCGCAACGCCCTCCTTCAGGTTGCCCTGGAACGTGACGGTCATGCAGCGCGCCTCGGTCCGTCCCCCGGCGTGAAGGATCTTAAATGGATCAAGCCCGTGTTCGCAGGCGACACGCTCACTTATCGCTCACGCATCAGTAGCAAACGGTTGTCAGCTTCCCGCCCCCAATGGGGAATCGTGTCGCATCACAACACGGCCCACAACCAGCATGGCGAGTGTGTATTCGCATTCGACGGCGCGGTGTTCTGGGAACGGAGTCAACAACACACGAGTTAA
- the ychF gene encoding redox-regulated ATPase YchF produces MGFKCGIVGLPNVGKSTLFNALTQTAAAQAANYPFCTIEPNVGDVAVPDARLDKLAAIAGSKEIIPTRLTFVDIAGLVRGASRGEGLGNQFLANIRECDAIAHVVRCFEDSDITHVEGKIAPINDIETIETELMLADLESLEKRVVPLEKKAKSGDKEAKEQVELMNRCLALLREGKPARLVQVADNERKAFAMLGLLSSKPVLYVCNVEEASADTGNSFSAEVKARAAEEGAVAVVVSAKIESEIAVLPEADQKDYLEAVGLEEPGLNRVIRAGYALLNLVTYFTVGPKEARAWTIEQGTKGPQAAGVIHSDFEKGYIRAETIAYDDYIACKGEAGAREAGKFRLEGKDYVVADGDVLHFRFAN; encoded by the coding sequence ATGGGTTTCAAATGCGGCATCGTGGGTCTCCCCAACGTGGGTAAGTCCACCCTCTTCAACGCGCTGACGCAGACTGCCGCCGCGCAGGCGGCGAACTATCCCTTCTGCACCATCGAGCCGAACGTCGGCGACGTCGCGGTGCCTGACGCACGGCTAGACAAGCTTGCCGCCATCGCCGGCTCGAAGGAGATCATCCCGACGCGCCTGACCTTCGTCGATATTGCCGGACTGGTGCGCGGCGCCTCGCGCGGCGAAGGGCTCGGCAACCAGTTTCTTGCGAATATCCGCGAATGCGATGCGATCGCCCACGTGGTGCGCTGTTTCGAAGACAGCGACATCACCCACGTGGAAGGTAAAATCGCGCCGATCAACGACATCGAGACCATCGAGACCGAGCTGATGCTTGCCGACCTCGAAAGCCTCGAGAAGCGCGTGGTGCCCCTCGAAAAGAAAGCCAAGTCGGGCGACAAGGAGGCCAAGGAGCAAGTCGAGCTGATGAATCGCTGCCTTGCCCTGCTGCGCGAGGGAAAGCCCGCCCGGCTGGTGCAGGTCGCCGATAACGAGCGTAAGGCCTTCGCAATGCTCGGCCTTCTCTCCTCGAAGCCGGTGCTCTATGTCTGCAATGTCGAGGAGGCAAGCGCCGACACAGGCAACAGCTTCTCCGCCGAGGTAAAAGCCCGCGCTGCCGAGGAAGGCGCCGTCGCGGTGGTCGTCTCCGCCAAGATCGAGAGCGAGATCGCCGTTCTGCCAGAAGCGGACCAGAAGGACTACCTCGAGGCGGTGGGCCTCGAGGAGCCAGGCCTCAACCGCGTCATCCGCGCCGGCTATGCGCTGCTCAATCTCGTCACCTATTTCACCGTGGGTCCAAAAGAAGCGCGCGCCTGGACCATCGAGCAGGGCACCAAGGGCCCACAGGCCGCCGGCGTCATCCATAGCGATTTCGAGAAGGGCTATATTCGCGCCGAGACCATCGCCTACGACGATTACATCGCCTGCAAGGGCGAGGCTGGCGCCCGCGAGGCCGGCAAGTTTCGTCTGGAAGGCAAGGATTACGTGGTCGCCGATGGCGATGTCCTGCATTTCCGCTTCGCCAATTAG
- the pth gene encoding aminoacyl-tRNA hydrolase — protein sequence MLLFVGLGNPGDRYRLNRHNVGFLAIEMIAYVHKAGPWRQRFASRVAEAEIAGQRVLLMEPQTFMNESGRAVGEASRFLKIPLDKIVVFHDELDLAPAKLRMKTGGGSAGHNGLRSITAHVGNDYRRARIGIGHPGKELVLPYVLSDFGRDEMAWVEDLTRIMADNAGHLAKGEDPSFQNKVHLAMDGRGWGDVKRVGERGAAKE from the coding sequence ATGCTCCTCTTCGTCGGGCTCGGCAATCCCGGGGACCGCTATCGGCTCAACCGGCACAATGTTGGCTTCCTCGCCATCGAGATGATCGCGTATGTGCATAAGGCCGGGCCGTGGCGACAGCGGTTCGCCAGCCGCGTCGCTGAGGCCGAAATCGCCGGCCAACGCGTGCTTCTGATGGAGCCGCAAACCTTCATGAACGAATCCGGGAGAGCAGTCGGCGAGGCCTCACGCTTTCTCAAGATTCCCCTCGACAAGATCGTGGTGTTCCACGACGAGCTGGATCTCGCGCCCGCGAAGCTGCGCATGAAAACCGGCGGGGGTAGCGCCGGGCACAATGGGCTGCGCTCCATCACCGCCCATGTCGGTAATGACTACCGCCGCGCGCGGATCGGCATCGGCCATCCCGGCAAGGAACTCGTGCTTCCGTATGTGCTCAGCGACTTCGGTCGCGACGAGATGGCGTGGGTCGAAGACCTCACACGGATCATGGCTGACAACGCGGGCCATCTCGCCAAGGGCGAGGACCCGAGCTTTCAGAACAAGGTACACCTCGCCATGGATGGCCGCGGCTGGGGGGATGTAAAACGCGTGGGCGAGCGCGGCGCCGCGAAGGAGTAG
- a CDS encoding 50S ribosomal protein L25/general stress protein Ctc — protein MTSVKQIKAVARERVGKGAARAVRRQGQVPAVIYGSGQPPVSIALDYNETKRLIFAGHFLTTLFEIEVGGDKTRVIPRDYQLDPVKDTPLHVDFLRVSKDATISVEVPVHFVNQEASPGLKTGGVLNVVHHTIELIVPADAIPDAVEIDVTGLEIGASIHLEDVKLPAGAKAATHEKDFTVATIAAPAKLEVAEDAAAEPTAE, from the coding sequence ATGACCTCTGTGAAGCAGATCAAGGCCGTGGCGCGCGAACGGGTCGGCAAGGGGGCCGCCCGTGCAGTTCGTCGTCAAGGCCAAGTTCCCGCCGTGATCTACGGCTCCGGACAGCCGCCCGTTTCCATCGCGCTCGACTACAACGAGACGAAGCGGCTGATCTTCGCCGGCCACTTCCTGACCACCCTCTTCGAGATTGAAGTCGGCGGCGACAAGACGCGCGTCATTCCGCGCGACTACCAGCTCGACCCGGTCAAGGACACGCCCCTGCACGTCGATTTCCTGCGTGTGTCCAAGGACGCCACCATCAGCGTGGAAGTGCCGGTGCATTTCGTGAACCAGGAAGCTTCGCCCGGTCTCAAGACCGGTGGCGTGCTCAACGTCGTTCACCACACAATCGAATTGATCGTCCCGGCTGATGCCATTCCTGACGCGGTCGAGATCGATGTCACTGGCCTGGAGATCGGCGCGTCTATCCACCTGGAAGACGTCAAGCTTCCCGCCGGTGCCAAGGCCGCGACCCACGAGAAGGACTTCACCGTGGCGACCATCGCCGCTCCGGCGAAGCTCGAAGTGGCTGAGGATGCCGCGGCCGAGCCGACGGCAGAGTAA